In Streptomyces sp. NBC_00306, a single genomic region encodes these proteins:
- a CDS encoding alpha/beta fold hydrolase — protein MVAKISFSVESPRGSRELSVSYERAGSGEPLLLLHGIGHHRQAWDPVIGILAAEREVIAVDLPGFGVSPALPDGVRYDLAAVGGALATLCEALDIERPHVAGNSLGGLLALELGREKLVRSVTALSPAGFWTEGERLFAFGTLRAMRLGAQSLSLPMIEWLARSAAGRAALTSTIYAKPGRRSPEAVVAETLALRGATGFHETLLAGRDVLFTDDIPDVPVTIAWGTRDRLLFRRQGVRAKQAIPGARLVRLPGCGHVPMNDDPALVARVLLDGSR, from the coding sequence CCGTCGAGTCACCCCGGGGCAGCCGGGAGCTGTCCGTCTCCTACGAGAGAGCGGGCTCGGGCGAACCGCTGCTGCTGCTCCACGGCATAGGGCATCACCGCCAGGCCTGGGACCCGGTGATCGGGATTCTCGCGGCCGAGCGCGAGGTCATCGCGGTCGACCTGCCCGGCTTCGGTGTCTCACCGGCGCTGCCCGACGGGGTGCGGTACGACCTGGCGGCCGTCGGAGGCGCGCTCGCCACGCTCTGCGAGGCGCTGGACATCGAGCGGCCCCATGTCGCCGGCAACTCCCTCGGCGGGCTGCTGGCCCTGGAGTTGGGCCGCGAGAAGCTCGTCCGTTCCGTCACCGCTCTCTCCCCCGCCGGCTTCTGGACGGAAGGGGAACGGCTCTTCGCCTTCGGAACGCTGCGGGCCATGCGGCTCGGTGCCCAGTCGTTGTCCCTGCCGATGATCGAGTGGCTGGCGCGCAGCGCCGCCGGGCGCGCGGCGCTCACCAGCACCATCTACGCCAAGCCGGGCAGGCGTTCACCCGAGGCCGTCGTCGCGGAGACCCTCGCGCTGCGCGGGGCCACCGGCTTCCACGAGACCCTCTTGGCCGGCCGGGACGTCCTGTTCACCGACGACATCCCCGATGTGCCCGTCACCATCGCCTGGGGCACCCGCGACCGGCTGCTGTTCCGCCGTCAGGGAGTCCGCGCCAAGCAGGCCATCCCCGGCGCCCGGCTCGTCCGGCTGCCCGGATGCGGCCATGTGCCGATGAACGACGACCCCGCTCTCGTCGCCCGCGTCCTGCTGGACGGCAGCCGCTGA
- the pdxR gene encoding MocR-like pyridoxine biosynthesis transcription factor PdxR — translation MTSSGTNPPDGPSWTTAWELLLPAAGAPARRRGRALQSALRESVRSGRLAAGTRLPSSRELAADLGVSRGLVTEAYEQLTAEGYLRSDRGAGTWVGDAARAGAGAARDLAPRASGARVDFRPGTPDLSLFPRAAWAAAHKSVLARLPHRALGYPDPRGLPELRTALASLLVRRRGVVADPERLVVCSGVAQAMTLLGFVLHGHGLRTIGVEDPGSPQHGPLLAAAGLGETPLPLDDDGLAMEPLHRSGVRAVVTTPAHQFPSGIAYSARRRTELLDWARSVNGLVVEDDYDGDFRYDRAPVGALQGLDPERVAYSGSVSKSLAPGLRLGWLLVPERLAEEVVERKRTMDLGNPSLDQALLADFIDGGGYDRQLRRCQRAYRERRDALVDALDEHFPGTEVSGIAAGLHAIARLPGRFGPEPRFLEAARRAGIALRPLAEHGTVRYADSAVRLVLGYAHLTPSDIARGIGLLARETQGGGPAAP, via the coding sequence ATGACGTCATCGGGGACCAATCCGCCGGACGGGCCGTCCTGGACGACCGCCTGGGAACTGCTGCTGCCGGCCGCCGGAGCACCGGCCCGCCGCCGCGGCAGGGCCCTCCAGTCGGCCCTGCGCGAGTCGGTCAGATCGGGCCGGCTGGCGGCCGGCACCCGGCTGCCCTCCAGCCGGGAGCTCGCCGCAGACCTCGGGGTGTCACGCGGTCTGGTCACCGAGGCGTACGAACAGCTGACCGCCGAGGGCTATCTGCGCAGTGACCGGGGCGCGGGCACCTGGGTGGGGGACGCGGCCCGGGCCGGTGCCGGGGCGGCGCGGGACCTCGCGCCGCGGGCGTCCGGCGCCCGGGTGGACTTCCGTCCCGGCACCCCCGACCTCTCGCTCTTCCCGCGCGCCGCGTGGGCCGCCGCGCACAAGTCCGTACTGGCGCGGCTGCCCCATCGGGCGCTGGGCTACCCGGATCCGCGCGGCCTGCCCGAGCTGCGTACCGCTCTCGCGTCGCTGCTCGTCCGGCGCCGAGGTGTCGTCGCCGACCCCGAACGGCTGGTGGTGTGCTCGGGCGTCGCCCAGGCCATGACCCTGCTCGGTTTCGTGCTGCACGGGCACGGGCTGCGCACGATCGGCGTCGAGGACCCGGGGAGCCCCCAGCACGGCCCGCTGTTGGCCGCGGCAGGTCTCGGCGAGACACCGCTCCCGCTGGACGACGACGGACTGGCCATGGAGCCGCTGCACCGCTCCGGTGTGCGGGCCGTGGTGACGACACCGGCGCATCAGTTTCCCTCCGGGATCGCCTACTCCGCGCGGCGCCGCACCGAACTCCTCGACTGGGCACGGTCGGTGAACGGACTGGTCGTGGAGGACGACTACGACGGCGACTTCCGCTACGACCGCGCGCCGGTGGGCGCGCTCCAGGGCCTGGACCCCGAACGCGTCGCCTACAGCGGCTCGGTGAGCAAATCGCTCGCCCCGGGGCTGCGCCTCGGCTGGCTGCTGGTGCCCGAGCGTCTCGCCGAGGAGGTGGTCGAACGCAAGCGCACCATGGACCTGGGCAACCCCTCACTCGACCAGGCGCTGCTCGCCGACTTCATCGACGGCGGTGGCTACGACCGGCAGTTGCGCCGCTGTCAGCGGGCCTATCGGGAGCGGCGCGACGCGCTCGTCGACGCGCTCGACGAGCACTTCCCGGGCACGGAGGTGAGCGGTATCGCCGCCGGGCTCCATGCCATCGCCCGTCTGCCCGGGAGGTTCGGTCCCGAGCCGCGGTTCCTGGAGGCGGCGCGGCGGGCGGGCATCGCCCTGCGGCCGCTCGCGGAACACGGGACGGTGCGGTACGCGGACTCGGCGGTCCGGCTCGTGCTCGGATACGCGCATCTGACGCCGTCGGACATCGCGCGCGGGATCGGGTTGTTGGCACGGGAGACGCAGGGTGGCGGTCCGGCGGCGCCCTGA
- a CDS encoding alkaline phosphatase D family protein, giving the protein MSHSPRSTSPDRRTLLRGTVAASAALALPAVGAPPALARSGRPRAAWGVQTGDVTTSSGLVWARSDRPAHMIVETSATDSFRRTHRWHGPLLGPGTDFTGTASLRGLPAGEQIHYRVTLADPDDPRRTGEPVYGTFRTAPARRRQDVRFLWSGDIAGQGWGINVDDGGYRAYEEMRRRNPDFFLCSGDTVYADGPLVPSVTLPDGRVWRNLMTEEKAKVAETLAEYRGTFRYNLLDENVRRFNAQVPTVVQWDDHEVRNNWYPGQILDDVRYTEKNVDVLAARASRAFSEYFPVSTLPSGGREGRMHRVVRYGPLLDVFVLDMRSYRNANSPGRQADDTQGILGAEQLAWLKRELSRSRAVWKVIASDMPLGLVVPDGAANIEAVAQGDPGAPLGRELQIAELLRHIKHRRITGTLWLTADVHYTSAQHYAPERAAFKDFAPFWEFVSGPLAAGGFPANALDATFGPERVFVRAPERANVSPMESSQYFGEVDIDGGSGELTVRLRAEGGTVLFSKVLQPGRVGQ; this is encoded by the coding sequence ATGTCGCACAGCCCGCGGAGCACGTCCCCCGACCGCCGTACCCTCCTGCGGGGCACGGTCGCCGCATCGGCGGCCCTCGCGCTTCCGGCGGTGGGCGCGCCACCCGCGCTGGCCCGCTCCGGCCGTCCTCGTGCCGCCTGGGGCGTGCAGACCGGCGATGTCACCACGTCGTCGGGACTGGTGTGGGCACGTTCGGACCGGCCCGCCCACATGATCGTCGAGACATCGGCGACGGACTCCTTCCGGCGTACGCACCGGTGGCACGGCCCGCTGCTCGGGCCCGGCACGGACTTCACCGGTACGGCGTCGCTGCGCGGGCTGCCGGCGGGCGAGCAGATCCACTACCGGGTCACGCTCGCGGACCCGGACGACCCCCGTCGTACCGGGGAGCCGGTGTACGGAACGTTCCGTACCGCACCCGCCCGGCGCCGTCAGGACGTGCGCTTCCTGTGGTCGGGCGACATCGCGGGCCAGGGCTGGGGCATCAATGTGGACGACGGCGGTTACCGCGCCTACGAGGAGATGCGCCGGCGCAACCCGGACTTCTTCCTGTGCAGCGGTGACACGGTCTACGCGGACGGCCCGCTGGTCCCGAGCGTGACGCTGCCGGACGGCCGTGTGTGGCGCAACCTGATGACCGAGGAGAAGGCGAAGGTCGCCGAGACGCTCGCGGAGTACCGCGGCACCTTCCGCTACAACCTCCTCGACGAGAACGTCCGCCGCTTCAACGCGCAGGTGCCGACCGTGGTCCAGTGGGACGACCACGAGGTGCGCAACAACTGGTACCCGGGCCAGATCCTCGACGACGTCCGCTACACCGAGAAGAACGTGGACGTCCTGGCCGCCCGTGCGTCCCGTGCGTTCAGCGAGTACTTCCCGGTCTCGACCCTGCCGTCGGGCGGGCGCGAGGGCCGCATGCACCGGGTGGTGCGGTACGGGCCGCTGCTCGACGTGTTCGTCCTGGACATGCGCTCGTACCGCAACGCCAACTCCCCAGGCCGGCAGGCCGATGACACGCAGGGCATCCTCGGCGCCGAGCAGCTCGCCTGGCTGAAGCGGGAGTTGTCGCGGTCGCGTGCGGTGTGGAAGGTCATCGCCTCCGACATGCCGCTCGGCCTGGTGGTGCCCGACGGCGCGGCGAACATCGAGGCGGTGGCGCAGGGCGACCCCGGCGCACCCCTCGGACGCGAGCTGCAGATAGCGGAGTTGCTGCGGCACATCAAGCACCGCCGGATCACCGGAACGCTGTGGCTCACCGCGGACGTGCACTACACCTCGGCCCAGCACTACGCGCCGGAGCGGGCCGCCTTCAAGGACTTCGCCCCGTTCTGGGAGTTCGTCTCGGGGCCGCTGGCGGCGGGCGGTTTCCCCGCCAACGCCCTGGACGCCACGTTCGGTCCCGAGCGGGTCTTCGTCCGCGCGCCCGAGCGGGCGAACGTCTCGCCGATGGAGTCCTCGCAGTACTTCGGCGAGGTCGACATCGACGGCGGCAGCGGTGAGTTGACCGTACGGCTGCGGGCCGAAGGAGGGACGGTCCTGTTCAGCAAGGTGCTCCAGCCCGGCCGCGTAGGACAGTAG
- a CDS encoding GNAT family N-acetyltransferase: MTDVTSAKSARRPHHWRRDLVELAALFTAVAVADGIANLVGHSPDGPFLLVASAVALVATATFHTWWARRHGHAPPAGTSDTTGATGAAGAERADDGTPHETTLWRMRTTVQDAPGSLAALCTALASLRVDILTLQTHPLAAGTVDEFLLRAPGPLQARQLTHAVSAAGGSGTWIERADAHDLVDTPTRVLGLATRTALDAAELPLALRQLLGRCTIHSLPAVSLTGRPTGDLPPVEGVLEDTVMRLRDPNGGAITVERPYLPFTPTEFARARALVELDARLGPRIPRSQDVLTLPEGNEITVRRADQSDVEAAKAMHERCSQRTLGHRYHGPVGDADRYLNHLLSPRFGRTLAVQTASGRLVALGHLLWDGDETEIALLVEDDWQRRGIGSELLGRLVALAREARCNSVYAVTQSSNTAMVAAMRGLGLPLDYQIEEGTLVITARLDGSAEQHRSWFEQAER; the protein is encoded by the coding sequence ATGACTGATGTGACTTCTGCGAAGAGTGCCCGCCGCCCCCACCACTGGCGCCGGGATCTCGTCGAACTGGCCGCGCTGTTCACGGCGGTGGCCGTCGCCGACGGCATCGCCAATCTGGTCGGCCACAGCCCCGACGGCCCGTTCCTGCTCGTCGCCTCCGCCGTCGCCCTCGTCGCCACGGCCACGTTCCACACATGGTGGGCACGACGACACGGCCATGCCCCTCCGGCCGGCACGAGCGATACCACCGGCGCTACGGGTGCGGCCGGCGCCGAGCGCGCCGACGACGGCACACCGCACGAGACGACGCTGTGGCGCATGCGCACCACCGTCCAGGACGCGCCCGGCAGTCTCGCGGCGCTGTGCACGGCCCTCGCCTCCCTGCGCGTGGACATCCTCACCCTGCAGACGCACCCGCTCGCCGCGGGCACCGTGGACGAGTTCCTGCTCAGGGCCCCCGGCCCGCTCCAGGCCCGGCAGCTGACCCACGCCGTCTCGGCGGCCGGCGGCAGCGGCACCTGGATCGAGCGGGCGGACGCCCACGACCTCGTCGACACCCCGACGCGGGTACTCGGCCTCGCCACCCGTACCGCCCTGGACGCCGCCGAACTCCCCCTCGCACTGAGGCAGTTGCTCGGACGGTGCACCATCCACTCGCTGCCCGCCGTCTCCCTCACCGGCCGCCCCACCGGCGATCTCCCTCCGGTGGAAGGCGTGCTGGAGGACACAGTGATGCGGCTGCGCGACCCGAACGGAGGCGCGATCACCGTCGAGCGGCCCTATCTCCCCTTCACCCCCACCGAGTTCGCCCGGGCGCGCGCCCTCGTCGAGCTGGACGCCCGGCTCGGCCCCCGTATCCCCCGCAGCCAGGACGTCCTCACCCTCCCCGAGGGCAACGAGATCACCGTGCGCCGCGCCGACCAGAGCGACGTCGAAGCGGCGAAGGCGATGCACGAGCGGTGCTCGCAGCGCACGCTCGGCCACCGCTACCACGGCCCGGTCGGCGACGCCGACCGCTATCTGAACCATCTGCTCAGCCCGCGCTTCGGGCGCACCCTCGCCGTGCAGACGGCCTCCGGCCGGCTCGTCGCCCTCGGCCACCTGCTGTGGGACGGGGACGAGACCGAGATCGCTCTGCTGGTGGAGGACGACTGGCAGCGCCGCGGCATCGGCTCGGAGCTGCTCGGCCGGCTCGTCGCCCTCGCCCGGGAGGCCCGCTGCAACAGCGTGTACGCCGTGACCCAGTCGTCCAACACCGCCATGGTGGCGGCGATGCGCGGCCTGGGCCTGCCCCTCGACTACCAGATCGAGGAGGGCACGCTGGTGATCACAGCCCGACTGGACGGATCTGCCGAACAGCACCGGTCCTGGTTCGAACAGGCTGAGCGCTGA
- a CDS encoding trans-sulfuration enzyme family protein, which yields MDNAAFAAPVPRALATEAVHAGREDLAELGVHAPPLDLSTTYPSYDAAAEAERIDAFALTGGRPEGPPVYGRLDNPTTARFETALARLEGAEAAVAFASGMAALTAVLLVRASMGLRHVVAVRPLYGCSDHLLETGLLGTEVTWTDPAGIADAIRPDTGLVMVETPANPTLAEVDIEAVRHACGSVPLLVDNTFATPVLQRPIQHGARIVLHSATKYLGGHGDVMGGVVACDEEFAGRLRQVRFATGGVLHPMAGYLLLRGLSTLPVRVRAASASAADLACRLAADPRIARVHYPRIGGAMVSFEVYGDPHRVIAGVRLITPAVSLGSVDSLIQHPASISHRIVAEGDRRSAGVSDRLLRLSVGLEDVEDLWRDLAEALSAQPVRTRTGAVRQIRPVGL from the coding sequence ATGGACAACGCAGCCTTCGCCGCCCCCGTACCCCGGGCGCTGGCCACCGAAGCAGTGCACGCCGGACGCGAGGACCTCGCGGAGCTGGGTGTGCACGCACCGCCGCTGGATCTGTCGACGACGTATCCCTCCTACGACGCCGCGGCCGAGGCCGAGCGGATCGACGCCTTCGCCCTAACCGGCGGCCGGCCGGAGGGCCCGCCCGTCTACGGCCGGCTCGACAACCCGACCACGGCCCGCTTCGAGACCGCCCTCGCCCGGCTCGAGGGAGCCGAGGCCGCGGTGGCCTTCGCGAGCGGGATGGCGGCGCTGACCGCCGTACTGCTGGTACGGGCGAGCATGGGCCTGCGCCATGTGGTCGCCGTCCGTCCCCTGTACGGATGCAGCGACCACCTGCTGGAGACGGGGCTGCTGGGCACCGAGGTGACCTGGACGGATCCGGCGGGGATCGCCGACGCCATACGCCCCGACACCGGTCTGGTCATGGTCGAGACGCCGGCCAACCCGACCCTCGCCGAGGTCGACATCGAAGCCGTTCGCCATGCCTGCGGGTCGGTGCCGCTGCTTGTCGACAACACCTTCGCCACTCCCGTGCTGCAGCGCCCGATCCAGCACGGCGCGCGGATCGTGCTGCACAGCGCCACCAAGTACCTGGGCGGTCACGGCGATGTGATGGGCGGGGTCGTGGCCTGCGACGAGGAGTTCGCCGGACGCCTGCGGCAGGTGCGCTTCGCGACCGGCGGTGTGCTGCATCCGATGGCGGGATATCTGCTGCTGCGGGGTCTGTCCACCCTGCCGGTACGGGTCAGGGCGGCCTCCGCCTCGGCCGCCGACCTGGCGTGCCGGCTGGCCGCCGATCCGCGTATCGCGCGTGTGCACTACCCGCGGATCGGCGGGGCCATGGTCTCGTTCGAGGTCTACGGCGACCCGCACCGGGTGATCGCCGGCGTACGGCTGATCACCCCCGCCGTGAGCCTCGGCAGCGTCGACAGCCTGATCCAGCACCCGGCGTCCATCAGTCACCGCATCGTCGCGGAGGGCGACCGGCGCTCGGCCGGTGTCAGTGACCGGCTGCTGCGGCTGTCCGTCGGGCTGGAGGACGTCGAGGACCTCTGGCGGGATCTCGCCGAAGCCCTCAGCGCTCAGCCTGTTCGAACCAGGACCGGTGCTGTTCGGCAGATCCGTCCAGTCGGGCTGTGA
- a CDS encoding Lrp/AsnC family transcriptional regulator: MAESIALDPVDLQILRLLQNDARTTYRDLAAEVGVAPSTCLDRVTRLRRSGVILGHRLALDPARLGRGLQALLSVQVRPHRRELIGPFVERIRALPESLSLFHLTGPDDYLVHVAVTDTADLQRLVIDEFTSQREVARVETRLIFQQWDCGPLLPPTGQ, encoded by the coding sequence ATGGCCGAATCTATCGCTCTGGACCCGGTCGACCTGCAGATTCTCCGCCTTCTGCAGAACGACGCCCGGACCACGTACCGCGATCTGGCGGCGGAGGTCGGAGTCGCGCCGTCCACCTGCCTGGACCGGGTCACGCGGCTGCGCCGCTCCGGCGTGATCCTCGGTCATCGCCTGGCCCTCGACCCGGCCCGGCTGGGCCGCGGTCTCCAGGCCCTGCTGTCGGTGCAGGTGCGTCCGCACCGGCGCGAGCTGATCGGGCCGTTCGTGGAGCGCATCCGCGCGCTGCCGGAATCGCTGTCCCTGTTCCATCTCACCGGGCCGGACGACTATCTGGTGCATGTGGCGGTGACCGACACGGCCGACCTCCAGCGCCTGGTCATCGACGAGTTCACCTCTCAGCGGGAAGTCGCCCGTGTGGAGACCCGGTTGATATTCCAGCAGTGGGACTGCGGGCCCCTGCTGCCTCCCACCGGACAGTGA
- a CDS encoding DUF885 domain-containing protein: MSVTLSHPLPRQVADAYVDALIELDPTVGSYLGVKESAGLLPDYSPAGQERFAELARETLARLDEAEKLPGAAADAERRCGRLLRERLTAELAVHDAEEGLRTVSNMRSPVHAVREVFTVTPTQTDEDWAAVAQRLRAVQQALGGYRESLELGLERKLFGGPRATTTHIGQLTEWLGTDRSWFEDIVADGPDGLRAELDTAARTATVALGELRDWMRDVYAPAVADAPDTVGRERYARWSRYFNGTDLDLDEAYAYGWSEYHRLLAEMKKEADKILPGAGPWEALAHLDVHGEHIEGVEEVRVWLQNLMDEAIEALDGTHFELAERVRKVESRIAPPGGAAAPYYTGPSEDFTRIGQTWLPTMGATRFPVYDLVSTWYHEGVPGHHLQIAQWVHVADQLSRYQATVGMVSANAEGWALYAERLMDELGFLPDPERRLGYLDAQMMRACRVIVDIGMHLELEIPADSPFHPGERWTPELAQEFFGNHSGRPADFVESELTRYLSMPAQAIGYKLGERAWLLGRENARRNHGASFDAKAWHMAALSQGSLGLDDLMDELSKL, translated from the coding sequence ATGTCTGTCACCCTCAGCCATCCGCTGCCCCGCCAGGTCGCCGACGCCTACGTCGACGCGCTCATCGAACTCGATCCGACCGTCGGAAGTTATCTGGGAGTCAAGGAGAGCGCCGGACTGCTCCCGGACTACTCACCCGCAGGTCAGGAGCGATTCGCCGAACTCGCCAGGGAGACCCTCGCCCGGCTCGACGAGGCCGAGAAGCTGCCGGGTGCCGCCGCGGACGCGGAACGGCGGTGCGGACGGCTGCTGCGGGAGCGTCTGACGGCCGAACTGGCCGTGCACGATGCGGAGGAAGGGCTGCGGACCGTCAGCAACATGCGCTCGCCGGTGCACGCGGTGCGCGAGGTTTTCACGGTGACGCCGACGCAGACCGACGAGGACTGGGCAGCGGTGGCCCAGCGGCTGCGGGCCGTACAGCAGGCCCTCGGCGGCTACCGGGAATCGCTCGAACTGGGCCTGGAACGCAAGCTGTTCGGCGGCCCTCGGGCCACCACGACCCATATCGGGCAACTGACGGAATGGCTGGGCACGGACCGCAGCTGGTTCGAGGACATCGTCGCGGACGGCCCGGACGGGCTGCGCGCCGAACTCGACACCGCCGCCCGCACGGCCACCGTCGCCCTCGGTGAGCTGCGGGACTGGATGCGCGACGTCTACGCCCCGGCTGTCGCGGACGCCCCGGACACCGTGGGCCGCGAGCGCTACGCCCGCTGGTCCCGCTACTTCAACGGCACGGACCTCGACCTGGACGAGGCGTACGCGTACGGCTGGTCCGAATACCACCGTCTGCTGGCCGAGATGAAGAAGGAAGCCGACAAGATCCTGCCCGGCGCGGGCCCTTGGGAGGCGCTGGCCCACCTCGACGTGCACGGCGAGCACATCGAGGGCGTCGAAGAGGTCCGGGTCTGGCTGCAGAACCTGATGGACGAAGCGATCGAGGCACTGGACGGCACCCACTTCGAACTCGCCGAGCGGGTACGCAAGGTGGAGTCCCGGATCGCGCCCCCGGGCGGAGCGGCGGCGCCGTACTACACCGGCCCCTCGGAGGACTTCACCCGGATCGGCCAGACCTGGCTGCCGACGATGGGCGCCACGCGCTTCCCGGTCTACGACCTGGTGTCCACCTGGTACCACGAGGGTGTCCCCGGCCATCATCTGCAGATCGCGCAGTGGGTGCACGTCGCCGACCAGCTCTCCCGCTACCAGGCCACGGTCGGCATGGTCAGCGCGAACGCGGAGGGCTGGGCGCTGTACGCGGAGCGGCTCATGGACGAACTGGGCTTCCTGCCCGACCCGGAGCGCCGACTCGGTTATCTGGACGCCCAGATGATGCGCGCGTGCCGGGTGATCGTGGACATCGGTATGCACCTGGAGCTGGAGATCCCCGCCGACTCGCCGTTCCATCCGGGCGAGCGCTGGACGCCGGAACTGGCGCAGGAGTTCTTCGGCAACCACAGCGGCCGGCCGGCGGACTTCGTGGAGAGCGAGCTGACGCGGTACCTCTCGATGCCCGCGCAGGCGATCGGCTACAAGCTCGGTGAACGCGCCTGGCTGCTGGGCCGCGAGAACGCGCGACGGAACCACGGCGCGTCGTTCGACGCGAAGGCCTGGCACATGGCGGCACTGTCGCAGGGGTCGCTGGGGCTGGACGATCTGATGGACGAGCTGTCGAAGTTGTGA
- a CDS encoding SDR family oxidoreductase, with protein sequence MPKIPNPDAASLRRDPLPLRGRTALVTGASRRGGIGYAVARRLAAYGASVYLHHHVPHDAAQPWGADPDGPRAVAEGVREALGDPAAAVFHGPGDLSAPAAPAELVATAAEAFGRLDILVANHALSGSDGPLDAIDAGMLDAHWAVDARSVILLVQAYSRLRAALSERTPGGRVVMMTSGQDIAGGMPQEIAYALAKGALTSATRSLATSLGDLLVTVNTVNPGPVDTDYLDGEVYEEIAGMFPAGRWGMPDDPARLIAWLATDEAEWITGEVINSEGGFRR encoded by the coding sequence ATGCCGAAGATCCCGAACCCCGATGCCGCGTCCCTGCGGCGTGATCCGCTGCCGCTGCGCGGCCGTACCGCCCTCGTCACCGGTGCCAGCAGGCGCGGCGGAATCGGCTACGCGGTCGCTCGCCGTCTCGCCGCGTACGGAGCGAGTGTCTACCTCCACCACCATGTCCCGCACGACGCGGCCCAGCCGTGGGGTGCGGACCCCGACGGGCCCCGTGCGGTGGCCGAGGGGGTGCGCGAGGCACTCGGCGATCCGGCCGCGGCCGTCTTCCACGGCCCCGGTGATCTGTCGGCCCCGGCCGCACCGGCCGAACTCGTCGCCACCGCCGCCGAAGCGTTCGGCCGGCTCGACATCCTCGTCGCCAATCATGCCCTCAGCGGGAGCGACGGTCCTCTCGACGCGATCGACGCGGGCATGCTCGACGCGCACTGGGCCGTTGACGCGCGCTCGGTGATCCTGCTGGTCCAGGCTTACTCCCGCCTGCGGGCCGCGCTGTCGGAGCGCACCCCCGGCGGCCGGGTGGTGATGATGACGTCGGGCCAGGACATCGCCGGCGGGATGCCGCAGGAGATCGCGTACGCCCTGGCCAAGGGCGCACTCACATCGGCGACCCGGTCGCTCGCCACGTCCCTCGGGGATCTCCTGGTGACGGTGAACACCGTCAACCCGGGGCCGGTGGACACGGACTACCTGGACGGCGAGGTGTACGAGGAGATCGCGGGAATGTTCCCGGCGGGCCGCTGGGGCATGCCGGACGACCCGGCGCGGCTGATCGCGTGGCTGGCGACGGACGAGGCGGAGTGGATCACCGGCGAGGTGATCAACTCGGAGGGCGGGTTCCGCCGTTGA
- a CDS encoding rhodanese-like domain-containing protein, with protein MTTTQLIEHSAPAGPALANPVLRVPPAPPAAAAAYFGASLAFHADVSDVASALAAGGDPGFVVLDSRSTPSWDQGHVPGAVHLPTALIAEQAGHLLDPAVPVVTYCWGPGCNGGARAALALAELGYQVKEMLGGFEYWVREGFAYETWEGGAQREADPLTAPVGADACGC; from the coding sequence ATGACAACGACCCAGCTCATTGAGCACTCCGCGCCTGCCGGCCCCGCCTTGGCGAATCCCGTTCTCCGGGTCCCGCCGGCGCCGCCTGCCGCTGCCGCCGCGTACTTCGGTGCCTCTCTCGCCTTCCACGCCGATGTCTCCGACGTCGCCTCGGCGCTCGCTGCCGGCGGCGACCCGGGATTCGTCGTCCTCGACTCACGGTCCACACCGTCATGGGACCAGGGGCACGTCCCAGGAGCGGTCCATCTGCCGACCGCGCTGATCGCCGAGCAGGCCGGACACCTGCTCGACCCGGCGGTGCCGGTGGTCACCTACTGCTGGGGCCCCGGCTGCAACGGCGGAGCCCGCGCCGCGCTCGCCCTGGCCGAACTCGGCTACCAGGTCAAGGAGATGCTCGGCGGCTTCGAGTACTGGGTGCGCGAGGGATTCGCGTACGAGACGTGGGAGGGCGGCGCGCAACGCGAGGCCGACCCGCTGACCGCACCTGTCGGAGCGGACGCCTGCGGTTGCTGA
- a CDS encoding Lrp/AsnC family transcriptional regulator has product MTAYSPDATDWRILQALQSEGRASFAELARTVSMSASAVTERVRRLEEAGVIAGYTAVVDQERLGLPILAFVRLRYPNGNYKPFHDLLETTPEILEAHHVTGDDCFVLKVAARSMSHLESVSGKIGALGSVTTSIVYSSPLPRRAISR; this is encoded by the coding sequence ATGACCGCGTATTCACCGGACGCCACGGACTGGCGCATTCTGCAGGCCCTGCAGAGCGAGGGCAGGGCCAGCTTCGCCGAGCTCGCGCGCACCGTCTCGATGTCCGCGAGCGCCGTGACCGAGCGGGTGCGGCGGCTGGAGGAGGCAGGCGTCATCGCCGGCTACACCGCGGTGGTCGACCAGGAGCGGCTCGGGCTGCCGATTCTCGCCTTCGTGCGGCTGCGGTACCCGAACGGCAACTACAAGCCCTTCCACGACCTGCTGGAGACGACACCCGAGATCCTCGAAGCGCACCATGTGACCGGCGACGACTGCTTCGTGCTGAAGGTCGCCGCCCGGTCCATGAGCCATCTCGAATCCGTCTCCGGGAAGATCGGCGCGCTGGGCTCGGTCACCACGAGCATCGTCTACTCGTCCCCGCTGCCGCGCCGGGCGATCAGCCGCTGA